A segment of the Mangrovimonas sp. YM274 genome:
ATAAAACAATCTCAATTTCAAGGATTTGAATTTAAGGAAACAAATAATTTCGGTAAAGTAATAAAAGTAAATATTGCTCAAGTAAGGGAAAATGTTGCCTTATCTATGGTATTGGTTTTAAAAAGAGAAAATCATGATTTAATCTCTATAGATTTTGAATAAAAAAACGTGCTACAACACAGTGTATAATTCATTGCTTCCGATTTTCCTCACGGAAAATCCTCGCAATTTTGCTACCTTAGTTTCTTAACACGAAAATCCTGCGGATTTTCACGCAACGAAACTATACACAAACCGTTGTATGCAATTTTGACCCTGAATTTTCCTGAAATAGGTTGACTAAAAATCGAACAAACAATTGCAGTCACTTATGAAACACGAAAAACAACACTGGCGAAAAAAAAGCTACCAAAAAGTCAATCTAGAGACCAAACTTCTGGTCGTTGACCAAATCCTTAACGGACAATTGTCCAACAACCAAGCTTCCAAAAAATATGAGGTTCCCAGAACCACCATAACCTATTGGTTAAGAAAATATAGTACCTTAGTGCAACGAAACACTGGTATGAGCAAAAACGACGAAATTAAAAAGCTGAAAGAGCGTATTGAAGAACTGGAGTTCCAAAAGGACTTCCAACAGGACATTATCGCTGATATGGAAC
Coding sequences within it:
- a CDS encoding helix-turn-helix domain-containing protein; translated protein: MKHEKQHWRKKSYQKVNLETKLLVVDQILNGQLSNNQASKKYEVPRTTITYWLRKYSTLVQRNTGMSKNDEIKKLKERIEELEFQKDFQQDIIADMELITGVDMSKKSLPKTLAKEIEQKKKDRLKENGSMDVLGYLSKPSTKDSKHNKNKK